The following are from one region of the Aequoribacter fuscus genome:
- a CDS encoding disulfide bond formation protein B: protein MLDLLTPRRTFIALFLASIVGMGFAFWLQYYLGLAPCPLCMTQRAFLVLVGITGLIAALHNPGIFGQKLYGGLGLAFAGVGGAVAGRHIYLQNLPEDLVPACGPPLEYMLDTLPFLEVINTILMGDGNCADISWTFLGLTIPEQTLLFFIALGSACIWQMVRKDA from the coding sequence GTGCTTGATTTACTGACCCCTAGACGAACATTTATCGCTTTGTTTCTCGCCAGCATTGTTGGCATGGGCTTCGCGTTTTGGCTGCAGTACTACCTGGGTTTAGCGCCATGCCCACTGTGTATGACTCAGCGTGCGTTCTTGGTTTTGGTGGGTATCACAGGCCTTATTGCTGCATTGCATAACCCTGGCATATTCGGTCAAAAGCTCTACGGCGGACTTGGGCTCGCTTTTGCGGGAGTGGGCGGCGCTGTCGCTGGACGACACATCTACCTGCAAAATCTTCCCGAAGATTTGGTTCCGGCTTGCGGCCCGCCTCTGGAATACATGCTCGATACCCTGCCCTTTTTAGAGGTCATCAACACGATATTGATGGGCGACGGGAACTGTGCGGACATAAGCTGGACTTTCTTAGGGCTAACTATCCCCGAGCAGACTCTGCTGTTCTTTATAGCGCTCGGTAGTGCCTGCATTTGGCAGATGGTGCGCAAAGACGCTTAG
- a CDS encoding DUF2855 family protein, whose amino-acid sequence MAWQQQVLEVNKTALSETRIYTQVLSETLEPNEVILAVDRLAMTSNNISYAVAGELLDYWGFFPAEDGWGRIPAMGWADVIASAHPDIEVGERVWGFFPYTNYHRIEAGQVTSSSFKDIGLHRAKHAPVYCQFDKASANPLYDNAREGQDSLLRGLFMTSWLVEDFLNENSAFGAELCLITSASSKTSIALAFAVKQRGQMKSIAITSEKNRAFCESLECYDEVHSYQQIEQLDASAPAVIVDMAGSAATLAQCHQHFGDNIKYSCLIGATHYQEAGATDNLPGAKPEFFFAPAHVQERSKTLGAAVLMTLLGGSYAQFREFCDGWMTVKCAEGSEAVSEAYRSILAGGAEPQVGQLVKI is encoded by the coding sequence ATGGCTTGGCAGCAACAGGTACTCGAGGTCAATAAAACGGCTCTCTCAGAAACTCGAATTTATACTCAAGTACTTAGCGAGACACTTGAGCCCAACGAGGTCATCTTGGCAGTCGATCGCTTGGCCATGACCTCCAACAACATATCCTATGCCGTGGCCGGCGAACTGCTGGATTACTGGGGATTCTTCCCCGCCGAAGACGGATGGGGGCGCATTCCAGCCATGGGCTGGGCGGACGTTATAGCGTCAGCACATCCCGATATCGAGGTGGGCGAGCGCGTTTGGGGTTTTTTTCCGTACACCAACTACCACAGGATTGAAGCGGGACAAGTAACCTCGTCAAGCTTTAAAGATATTGGTTTACATCGTGCCAAGCACGCTCCAGTGTATTGTCAGTTCGACAAAGCCAGTGCTAACCCCCTTTACGACAATGCGCGAGAAGGGCAAGACAGCTTGCTGCGAGGTTTGTTTATGACGTCGTGGTTGGTGGAAGATTTTCTGAATGAAAACTCCGCCTTTGGCGCTGAACTTTGCTTAATCACCAGTGCATCGAGCAAAACCAGTATTGCCTTGGCCTTCGCGGTGAAACAGCGTGGGCAAATGAAGAGTATCGCTATTACGTCCGAAAAAAATCGCGCTTTTTGCGAGTCTTTGGAGTGTTATGACGAGGTTCATAGCTATCAGCAAATCGAGCAGCTGGATGCAAGCGCCCCTGCCGTTATCGTTGACATGGCAGGTAGCGCCGCGACTTTGGCGCAGTGTCATCAGCATTTCGGCGACAACATCAAATACTCGTGTTTGATCGGCGCTACACATTACCAGGAGGCCGGTGCGACAGACAATTTGCCTGGTGCAAAACCAGAGTTTTTCTTTGCCCCCGCTCACGTTCAGGAGCGCAGTAAAACATTAGGTGCTGCGGTGCTAATGACCTTGTTGGGTGGGAGCTACGCGCAGTTTCGAGAATTTTGCGATGGCTGGATGACGGTGAAGTGTGCCGAAGGCTCGGAAGCGGTGAGTGAAGCGTATCGCTCTATTTTAGCGGGCGGGGCTGAACCACAGGTTGGGCAGTTAGTGAAGATTTGA
- a CDS encoding acyl-CoA carboxylase subunit beta gives MANNREQWNALWEELQSRHEQASQMGGPEKVAAHQAKGYLTARARLDYLFDAGSFNEIGALAGMSHPAGHPPLAGDALVGGIGRVNGMSAVAMAEDFTTKGGSIGHANAAKRSRLVRLAAEQKLPLILMLEGAGERVGNNTERYPNVPNDLQLVADLKGHVPVITLVLGPSAGHGALTGMFADFIIMRQDAALFTAGPPLVALSLGVDVSAEELGGVRVHAYDSGVVHNVAATDQDAIDQAKQYLSFLGPRSAQAWKNSNSEPTSDALLDIIPPQANTPYDMRSVIQTLLDRGDFFELQPFYGRAMLLGLGRVADHAVMVMANQPTVLAGSIDTAAAQKAAHFIEVADQLGLPLISLIDNPGVLPGPQSEKAGILKAAGRMFYAQRRFRGKKIVVTLRKAYGFGSSVMGMNPWDRQAISLALPSVSLGGVPAIGSTAVAKLDAQESERIQKIESGAWVPADSMAFDKIIDPRDLRVELIAALEVGH, from the coding sequence ATGGCAAACAATCGTGAGCAGTGGAATGCTTTATGGGAAGAGCTTCAATCCCGTCACGAACAGGCTTCGCAAATGGGAGGCCCTGAAAAGGTCGCGGCGCATCAGGCTAAAGGTTATTTGACTGCCCGCGCCAGATTGGATTACCTGTTTGATGCGGGTTCGTTTAACGAAATTGGCGCCCTTGCTGGCATGAGTCATCCGGCGGGTCACCCGCCACTTGCCGGAGACGCGTTGGTAGGGGGTATCGGTCGAGTCAATGGCATGTCAGCCGTCGCCATGGCAGAGGATTTCACGACTAAAGGTGGCTCAATTGGCCACGCTAATGCCGCTAAGCGCTCACGTTTGGTTCGATTAGCGGCCGAGCAGAAGTTGCCCTTGATTCTTATGCTAGAGGGAGCGGGAGAGCGAGTAGGTAACAACACCGAGCGCTACCCTAATGTTCCAAATGATTTGCAGTTGGTGGCTGATCTGAAGGGTCATGTGCCCGTGATTACTTTAGTGCTCGGTCCGTCGGCGGGTCATGGCGCACTAACTGGTATGTTTGCGGATTTTATTATCATGCGCCAAGATGCTGCACTGTTTACGGCGGGCCCGCCCCTAGTCGCACTGTCGCTGGGGGTTGACGTCAGCGCTGAAGAGTTAGGTGGTGTTCGCGTGCATGCCTACGACAGCGGTGTTGTTCACAATGTTGCTGCAACTGATCAAGACGCGATCGATCAGGCTAAGCAGTATCTGAGTTTCCTAGGTCCTAGGTCAGCGCAAGCGTGGAAGAACTCGAACTCTGAGCCAACCAGTGATGCTTTGCTCGATATTATCCCTCCGCAAGCTAACACACCCTACGATATGCGCTCGGTGATTCAAACCTTGCTTGATCGTGGTGATTTTTTTGAGCTTCAACCTTTCTATGGTCGAGCTATGCTATTGGGTTTAGGGCGCGTGGCAGACCACGCGGTTATGGTGATGGCGAATCAACCTACGGTGTTAGCCGGCTCTATCGATACGGCCGCCGCGCAAAAGGCAGCGCATTTTATTGAGGTTGCTGACCAGCTTGGACTGCCTTTGATTAGCCTCATCGATAATCCCGGTGTTTTGCCCGGTCCGCAGTCTGAAAAAGCTGGCATCTTAAAAGCAGCTGGGCGAATGTTTTATGCACAGCGACGTTTTCGAGGTAAGAAGATCGTTGTCACGCTCAGAAAAGCGTACGGTTTCGGGTCATCGGTGATGGGTATGAACCCATGGGATCGCCAAGCCATCAGCTTAGCGTTACCTTCGGTGTCACTGGGTGGTGTGCCCGCGATTGGCAGCACTGCAGTTGCCAAGTTAGATGCACAAGAAAGCGAGCGAATTCAAAAGATCGAATCAGGTGCATGGGTGCCCGCCGACTCGATGGCGTTCGATAAGATCATTGATCCCCGAGATTTGCGTGTGGAACTAATCGCTGCGCTTGAGGTGGGCCATTAG
- a CDS encoding FAD-dependent oxidoreductase: MSQTDFSVISLASIASFDAEADVLVCGFGGAGGSAALEAAKAGARVILYERASGAGGSTGLSSCEMYLGGSGGTSLQKALGFEDSTENFIAYLEKAMGVRGDPEKIRLYAEGAADHFEWVRSLGVPYKEAVMLEREVVPLTDESLLFTGNERTLEFKDVAAPVPRGHVPSHEGDFGGRMFIDALTSAVVEAGVDVQYDSRVMHLIADEAGRVVGLVVKQDNQLRYVKASRGVVLTSGGFIMNDEMRKRYLPDNHKWATPYGNPFDMGDGIKLGQAAGGYTINMDEAFVSLPIYPPSKLTFGILVNQRGERFVNEDAYLARLAHYASLQPNQQLYLLVDADNFDHPMYIERLDVVATGDTIEELAAEAGIFPAGALEQTVAYFNQHAKQGVDPKFRKAPEWLSPLEKGPYGLLDLSFDKQTAVIMPGTKGPLTFTLGGLDTLPTGEVKRWNGGIVEGLYAAGRVTAGLPRSSEGYSSGMSVGDATFFGRIAGRQAASQ; the protein is encoded by the coding sequence ATGTCGCAAACGGATTTCTCTGTTATTTCTCTGGCCTCAATTGCTAGCTTTGATGCTGAGGCAGATGTGCTGGTCTGTGGCTTTGGTGGTGCGGGAGGCAGTGCTGCGTTAGAGGCTGCCAAAGCTGGTGCTCGCGTTATTTTGTATGAGCGTGCCAGCGGCGCTGGTGGGTCTACAGGACTGTCAAGTTGCGAGATGTATCTGGGTGGTTCGGGCGGTACCTCACTTCAAAAGGCCTTGGGGTTTGAAGATTCCACCGAGAATTTTATCGCTTATCTTGAAAAGGCCATGGGCGTGCGTGGCGATCCTGAAAAAATTCGCTTGTACGCGGAGGGAGCGGCTGACCATTTTGAATGGGTGCGATCTTTGGGTGTACCTTATAAAGAAGCCGTGATGCTCGAGCGCGAAGTGGTGCCACTGACAGACGAATCGCTATTATTCACTGGCAACGAGCGCACGCTCGAATTTAAAGACGTGGCCGCGCCGGTGCCTCGAGGGCATGTCCCCTCGCACGAGGGCGACTTTGGCGGGCGCATGTTCATCGATGCCTTAACATCCGCTGTGGTTGAGGCGGGCGTTGATGTGCAGTACGACAGTCGTGTGATGCATCTCATTGCCGACGAGGCGGGTAGGGTCGTGGGCCTTGTGGTCAAGCAAGACAACCAGCTACGTTATGTGAAAGCCAGCCGTGGGGTGGTACTGACCTCGGGCGGGTTTATCATGAACGATGAGATGCGCAAACGCTATTTACCTGATAACCATAAGTGGGCCACGCCGTACGGTAACCCTTTTGATATGGGCGATGGTATTAAGCTCGGGCAAGCTGCGGGTGGGTATACCATTAACATGGACGAAGCCTTTGTGTCCTTGCCTATTTATCCGCCATCAAAGCTTACCTTTGGTATTTTGGTGAACCAGCGAGGCGAGCGCTTTGTGAATGAAGACGCTTACTTAGCGCGGCTCGCCCATTACGCCAGTTTGCAACCCAATCAACAGCTGTATCTTCTGGTGGACGCCGATAATTTTGATCACCCAATGTACATCGAGCGTTTGGACGTCGTGGCTACGGGCGACACGATCGAGGAGCTTGCTGCTGAGGCGGGTATTTTCCCAGCAGGCGCACTGGAGCAAACGGTTGCCTATTTTAACCAGCATGCGAAACAGGGCGTGGACCCAAAGTTTCGCAAGGCGCCAGAATGGTTAAGCCCACTTGAGAAAGGGCCCTATGGCTTACTGGACTTATCGTTTGACAAACAGACGGCGGTGATTATGCCCGGCACTAAAGGCCCTTTAACGTTTACTCTGGGTGGCTTAGATACCCTGCCGACAGGTGAAGTCAAACGCTGGAACGGCGGCATAGTCGAGGGTTTGTACGCGGCCGGTCGTGTCACTGCGGGTTTGCCTCGATCTTCCGAGGGCTACTCGTCGGGTATGTCAGTCGGTGATGCCACATTTTTTGGGCGTATCGCGGGGCGTCAGGCGGCGAGCCAATAA
- a CDS encoding fumarylacetoacetate hydrolase family protein — MKLIKVVLVLIGLGVLAVVGKSVQVSQGLYDERIETIPKHALRLAPVADALTFARTRGNDVLLVAALDQKGVVAVNLSEFFDAKGIDTLALYRKLGPAVIRTALDSEVTFIEWEALGLPFEPRAQAIAAGTNFAAHAEEVGLDEGPFLFPKISTPSAWNDTLPPSARLDYEVELCAVPIDDYTIEKPSALGVTLCNDFTDRWDLVRTIDLDGPLGRTGFADGKSGERRLPLGALLVVPQDVDTFLDGVALGLAVNGDLRQQGRGAQMIWNASKVMQETLHQCDQPYQYQGGNIPLTACGAVKAGTVIMLGTPDGVAFQMPNIWMPWPYLRPGDEVLTFASHLGVLRTRITQ; from the coding sequence ATGAAACTGATAAAAGTCGTTTTGGTTTTGATAGGCCTTGGCGTGCTCGCCGTCGTCGGTAAAAGTGTTCAGGTATCGCAGGGGCTTTACGACGAGCGAATCGAGACCATACCCAAACATGCACTGAGGCTTGCACCGGTAGCAGACGCATTAACCTTTGCCAGAACTCGAGGGAATGATGTGTTGCTGGTCGCCGCTCTGGATCAAAAGGGTGTGGTCGCTGTAAACCTTTCCGAGTTCTTTGATGCGAAAGGTATAGATACGTTGGCGCTGTATCGAAAGTTAGGCCCCGCGGTCATCAGAACAGCGCTCGACAGCGAAGTGACTTTCATTGAGTGGGAAGCTTTAGGGCTGCCTTTTGAGCCACGAGCTCAGGCTATCGCGGCTGGGACCAACTTTGCAGCACACGCTGAGGAAGTTGGTTTGGATGAAGGCCCATTTTTATTCCCCAAGATCAGCACACCCTCGGCTTGGAATGACACCCTGCCACCAAGCGCTCGCCTAGATTACGAGGTGGAGTTATGCGCGGTGCCAATAGACGACTACACCATCGAAAAGCCCTCTGCTCTTGGGGTGACGCTCTGCAACGATTTTACCGACCGCTGGGACCTTGTTCGAACCATCGATCTTGACGGCCCCTTGGGCAGAACGGGGTTTGCGGATGGTAAGAGCGGCGAGCGACGCTTGCCCTTAGGCGCTCTGCTGGTTGTACCCCAAGATGTAGATACTTTTTTGGATGGCGTCGCGCTCGGCTTGGCCGTCAACGGGGACTTGCGCCAACAAGGTCGGGGGGCACAAATGATTTGGAACGCATCGAAAGTCATGCAAGAGACACTGCACCAGTGTGATCAGCCCTATCAGTATCAGGGCGGTAATATACCGCTCACGGCATGCGGTGCTGTGAAAGCGGGTACCGTGATCATGCTGGGTACACCCGATGGTGTCGCGTTCCAAATGCCCAATATTTGGATGCCTTGGCCTTACTTGCGCCCGGGCGATGAAGTTTTGACTTTTGCGTCGCACTTAGGCGTCTTGCGCACGCGTATTACGCAGTGA
- a CDS encoding heme-binding protein: MKRLVQALLFLLVAVDVVAIEEPKYELVAAYGDAIEIRHYEPQVVAATVMTSGQNSGFRVLAGYIFGGNEREEKIAMTAPVTTSMGGSAAEMQFMMPSEYERDQLPKPADERVVFKEVPAYTAAVIRFSGRANGVMAEKYWAQLQSFLADSDWQMSGSPTLNQYNPPWIPGYFRRNEIIVPVISKQETDAVNEQKLATAKDMLDAWNTLDWERVYELFGETGVLHNMMLEPTRGNAEIRTRFKAFEDGLTRMEFIVLNMGLLGDDVVIERLDSFEFNGRTGMVPVTGVLSIEEGQVKEWREYYDRNWLLSEMGVIDAEPPHPLAPQDVSIDRNSMSDEERLAVAQAMLDAYRQLDWEAAANLIADDGVIHYAEKDPMVGPEAMRRHTARIGALLTHVDFDVRNMGVVNGVVMIERFDEIEFNGHRGRVPVFGAMEIEDGKIKVWREYFDQNQMMQAMGVVPRS; encoded by the coding sequence GTGAAACGATTAGTTCAGGCCTTACTATTCCTGTTGGTTGCGGTGGACGTTGTGGCTATTGAAGAACCCAAGTATGAGCTTGTCGCGGCGTATGGCGATGCGATAGAAATTCGTCATTATGAACCACAAGTCGTGGCGGCAACGGTGATGACCTCAGGTCAGAACTCTGGCTTTAGAGTCTTGGCCGGTTACATCTTCGGTGGTAATGAGCGCGAAGAAAAAATCGCCATGACAGCGCCGGTTACCACATCTATGGGCGGCAGTGCTGCTGAAATGCAATTTATGATGCCCAGCGAATACGAGCGGGATCAGTTGCCGAAACCCGCCGATGAGCGGGTCGTTTTTAAGGAGGTGCCCGCGTACACCGCCGCGGTTATTCGGTTCTCTGGAAGAGCCAATGGCGTTATGGCTGAGAAGTACTGGGCCCAACTTCAATCCTTTCTGGCCGACAGTGACTGGCAAATGAGTGGCAGCCCCACGCTTAATCAATACAACCCACCTTGGATCCCGGGTTATTTCCGCCGCAATGAGATTATTGTGCCAGTGATTTCTAAACAGGAGACAGACGCAGTGAATGAACAAAAGCTGGCGACCGCCAAAGACATGCTGGATGCCTGGAACACCTTGGACTGGGAGCGTGTGTATGAGCTGTTCGGCGAAACCGGTGTGCTGCACAATATGATGCTGGAGCCCACCCGGGGAAATGCAGAAATTCGCACGCGCTTTAAGGCCTTTGAAGACGGGCTTACCCGTATGGAATTTATCGTTTTGAACATGGGTCTGTTGGGAGACGACGTGGTCATCGAGCGTCTCGACAGTTTTGAGTTTAACGGCCGTACAGGAATGGTACCCGTCACTGGAGTCCTTTCTATTGAGGAGGGGCAAGTAAAAGAGTGGCGCGAGTACTACGATCGCAACTGGTTGTTAAGCGAGATGGGCGTTATTGATGCTGAGCCACCCCATCCTTTGGCACCTCAGGATGTCAGTATTGACAGAAATAGCATGTCCGATGAGGAGCGTCTTGCGGTTGCTCAGGCGATGTTGGATGCGTACCGACAGCTCGATTGGGAGGCCGCAGCAAATTTAATCGCCGACGACGGTGTCATTCACTACGCCGAAAAAGACCCAATGGTCGGTCCAGAGGCCATGCGTAGGCACACAGCGCGTATTGGTGCATTGCTAACCCATGTGGATTTTGATGTGCGCAACATGGGGGTGGTGAACGGCGTTGTTATGATCGAACGATTTGACGAGATTGAGTTTAACGGACATCGCGGCCGCGTGCCTGTGTTTGGCGCCATGGAAATTGAAGACGGTAAAATCAAAGTCTGGCGAGAGTACTTTGACCAAAACCAGATGATGCAGGCGATGGGTGTCGTTCCAAGATCCTGA
- a CDS encoding thymidine kinase, whose product MSKLYFRYGAMNSGKSTALLQVAHNYEERDQAVLLIKPSIDTKGHRQVVSRLGVRREVDVLLNKSDSLKQAVKEALSERDQSLPPVSAVLIDEAQFLTPHQVDEALEVAVFEEIPVLAYGIRTDFQTRSFAGSQRLMEIAHTLEEMKTICRCGRKAIFNARVGDSGRIREGAQVMIDGESARYEALCAKCFLSE is encoded by the coding sequence ATGAGCAAACTCTATTTCCGTTACGGCGCAATGAACAGCGGCAAAAGCACCGCTCTATTGCAAGTAGCCCATAACTATGAAGAACGCGACCAAGCCGTTCTATTGATCAAACCCTCGATCGACACCAAAGGACATCGCCAGGTGGTCTCTCGCTTGGGTGTTCGTCGTGAAGTGGACGTTCTTCTCAATAAAAGCGACAGCCTAAAACAGGCTGTCAAAGAGGCGCTATCAGAGCGCGACCAAAGTTTACCGCCTGTATCGGCTGTTCTCATTGATGAAGCGCAATTTTTAACACCGCACCAAGTCGACGAAGCACTCGAAGTTGCGGTTTTTGAAGAAATCCCGGTCCTCGCTTACGGCATCAGAACCGACTTTCAGACGCGCTCGTTCGCTGGAAGCCAGCGCTTAATGGAAATTGCGCATACGCTTGAAGAGATGAAGACCATTTGCCGGTGTGGCCGCAAAGCCATCTTTAACGCTCGGGTCGGCGATTCGGGACGAATCAGAGAAGGCGCACAAGTGATGATCGATGGCGAAAGCGCACGCTACGAGGCGCTTTGCGCTAAGTGCTTTTTAAGTGAGTGA
- a CDS encoding TauD/TfdA dioxygenase family protein codes for MTYSVKPTGGSCGAVVEGVDLSLPLSADWLSELREHWVNNKLLIFPNQNLTPEQLVAFSTQFGAIGEDPFFGHIDEHEQVAAIQRNADETTPIFAEIFHTDWSFLAVPPAGTALYGITIPPHGGNTLFADQVAAYEALPDSLRDRVENLMAIHSAELGYAPDGAYGENDQGSGRSMKIIASERAREKYEHPLVRTHHETGKKALFSSAAYIQGFVGMDKADSDNLLLELYAHQTKEEFVYSHAWEKGMLVMWDNRSLLHAATGGYDGYDRLLYRTTIADTRF; via the coding sequence ATGACATACAGTGTAAAACCTACGGGTGGCAGTTGTGGAGCCGTCGTTGAAGGCGTGGACTTATCGTTGCCTTTGTCGGCTGATTGGCTGTCTGAGCTTCGTGAGCATTGGGTGAATAATAAGTTGCTGATTTTCCCTAACCAGAACTTAACGCCAGAACAATTGGTGGCCTTCAGTACGCAGTTCGGTGCGATCGGGGAAGATCCGTTCTTCGGTCACATCGACGAGCACGAACAAGTCGCTGCTATTCAACGAAATGCCGACGAAACAACCCCCATCTTTGCCGAGATTTTTCATACGGATTGGAGTTTTTTAGCGGTACCTCCGGCGGGTACCGCTCTGTACGGCATCACCATTCCACCCCATGGTGGCAACACCTTGTTTGCCGATCAAGTGGCGGCTTACGAGGCCTTACCCGATAGCCTGCGCGATCGAGTCGAGAATCTCATGGCGATCCACTCGGCGGAACTAGGGTATGCGCCTGACGGTGCTTACGGCGAGAATGATCAGGGAAGCGGCCGCAGCATGAAGATTATTGCCAGCGAGCGTGCACGCGAGAAGTATGAGCATCCCTTGGTGCGTACGCATCACGAAACGGGCAAAAAAGCCTTGTTCTCTTCGGCCGCCTATATACAAGGCTTTGTCGGTATGGATAAAGCAGACAGCGATAACCTGCTACTTGAACTTTATGCCCACCAAACCAAGGAAGAATTTGTTTACTCTCACGCTTGGGAAAAAGGCATGTTGGTGATGTGGGATAATCGCTCGTTGCTGCACGCCGCAACCGGTGGCTATGATGGTTACGATCGGTTGTTGTATCGCACCACGATTGCAGATACCCGCTTTTAG